From the Thermovirga lienii DSM 17291 genome, one window contains:
- a CDS encoding CRISPR-associated protein, Cas6 family (PFAM: CRISPR associated protein Cas6~TIGRFAM: CRISPR-associated endoribonuclease Cas6~COGs: COG1583 Uncharacterized protein predicted to be involved in DNA repair (RAMP superfamily)~InterPro IPR010156: IPR002743~KEGG: trq:TRQ2_1007 CRISPR-associated Cas family protein~PFAM: protein of unknown function DUF57~SPTR: CRISPR-associated protein Cas6;~TIGRFAM: CRISPR-associated protein Cas6): MIELRLRVKFKIKPGSTIDFNYQWHITAMVYKVLSVSAPEFSKQLHDSGYPHLAGPDFKFFTFSTLWAGRGATTVVGKRLCFESDSLLWRFDTPVAVVSSLLAEGLMSLGEVRIGSLNAEVGQIIDEPMPDFSDGFATFSCISPLVSSVPDAKLGHKYLDPKDNQFWEVLRGNLIKKWETLYRKPFQGEVKLQPDWEYIKTRKTSKLISLKGRYLIRGHLVPFAVEGAPQIIALGYSAGFGGRNSLGFGMVEVAKG; encoded by the coding sequence GTGATTGAGCTGAGATTGAGGGTCAAATTCAAAATCAAACCAGGCTCTACGATAGATTTTAATTACCAGTGGCATATAACCGCCATGGTATATAAGGTTTTATCTGTATCGGCTCCAGAGTTCAGCAAACAGCTTCATGATTCGGGATATCCTCATTTGGCTGGTCCGGATTTTAAGTTTTTTACCTTCAGCACTTTGTGGGCAGGTAGAGGAGCTACAACTGTGGTAGGTAAGAGGCTTTGCTTTGAATCGGACTCTCTGCTTTGGCGGTTTGATACTCCTGTAGCAGTAGTTTCTTCTCTTTTGGCAGAAGGGCTGATGTCCCTTGGCGAAGTGCGTATTGGAAGCCTGAATGCTGAGGTAGGACAGATTATTGACGAGCCAATGCCTGATTTCTCTGATGGTTTTGCCACCTTTTCTTGCATCTCCCCTCTTGTATCGAGCGTCCCAGATGCCAAGTTGGGACACAAATACCTAGACCCCAAGGATAATCAGTTCTGGGAGGTGTTGAGGGGCAATTTAATCAAGAAATGGGAAACATTGTACAGGAAACCTTTCCAAGGTGAAGTTAAACTGCAGCCGGACTGGGAATATATAAAGACAAGAAAGACAAGTAAATTGATTTCGCTAAAAGGTCGGTACCTAATTAGAGGCCATTTGGTGCCTTTTGCGGTGGAGGGAGCGCCTCAAATTATAGCCCTTGGCTACAGTGCAGGTTTTGGGGGGCGCAATAGCTTAGGATTTGGAATGGTTGAAGTTGCCAAAGGTTAA
- a CDS encoding protein of unknown function DUF48 (PFAM: CRISPR associated protein Cas1~COGs: COG1518 Uncharacterized protein predicted to be involved in DNA repair~InterPro IPR002729~KEGG: bfr:BF2544 hypothetical protein~PFAM: protein of unknown function DUF48~SPTR: Putative uncharacterized protein;~manually curated), translating to MPNQLFLFEKVEIGRHINTLKVKNREKDVGVLVPVLQISEIFALGGACPDNAALSLLAEKAVPLHIFDNKTYEGSWMPYMSILSGQVSMAQYMVLFDKDLTLKIAQEIVRGACRLRCSVARKWFRKDADMWESKYLDCLSKIYTKSAPSEKVIREILELDYERITTYLSDIDWYAFAEGIAKATVVSAFSRLSLDPWINALSIMDPCFGSSPNLCVNSLWQIRSPRFKLHLPGYRHYSPPSAVFLC from the coding sequence ATACCCAATCAACTTTTTCTATTTGAAAAGGTAGAAATAGGTAGACACATCAACACTTTGAAGGTGAAAAACAGGGAAAAAGATGTAGGAGTCCTTGTGCCAGTTTTGCAGATATCTGAAATATTTGCGTTAGGAGGTGCTTGTCCAGATAACGCTGCGTTGAGTTTACTTGCGGAAAAGGCGGTTCCGCTGCATATATTTGATAACAAAACGTATGAAGGCTCTTGGATGCCCTACATGTCCATCCTGTCTGGGCAGGTCAGCATGGCTCAGTATATGGTCCTTTTCGATAAAGATTTGACATTGAAGATAGCCCAGGAGATAGTTAGGGGCGCTTGTAGATTGAGGTGCAGCGTGGCTAGAAAGTGGTTCAGAAAAGATGCAGATATGTGGGAAAGTAAGTATTTAGATTGTTTGAGTAAAATTTATACTAAATCTGCCCCTTCAGAAAAGGTTATACGGGAGATCTTAGAACTGGATTATGAGAGGATAACGACTTACCTCTCAGACATAGATTGGTATGCTTTTGCTGAAGGAATAGCCAAGGCCACAGTGGTCTCTGCTTTTAGCCGCCTTTCTTTAGACCCTTGGATAAATGCACTTTCAATTATGGATCCTTGTTTTGGGTCAAGTCCAAATTTGTGTGTAAATTCCCTCTGGCAGATAAGATCACCCCGTTTTAAGCTACATTTACCTGGGTATCGGCATTATTCACCTCCTTCTGCTGTTTTTCTGTGTTAG